A window of Candidatus Polarisedimenticolia bacterium genomic DNA:
CGATGGACATGATCCAGCTCGCCGGCGGCGCGCCGGCCAATTTCCTCGACGTTGGCGGCGGCGCCAGCACGGAGCAGGTCTCCAACGCCTTCCGAATCCTTCTCTCCGACCCGAGCGTGCGCGCCGTGCTGATCAACATCTTCGGTGGCATCATGCGCTGCGACGTGGTCGCCCAGGGCGTGGTCGCCGCCGCCACGAGCACCGGGGTCAAGGCGCCGGTGGTGGTGCGGCTCGAGGGGACCAACGTGGAGGAAGGCAGGAAGATCCTGCGGGACTCCGGGCTCAACTTCACGGTCGCCGACGGGATGCAGGACGCCGCGCGCAAGGTCGTGGCGCTGGCCAAGGAGACGGCGTGAGCATCCTGGTCAACCGGAACACCCGCGTACTGGTGCAGGGGATCACCGGCAAGGAAGGGACCTTCCACACGCGGCAGTGCGCCGCCTACGGCACCCGGATCGTCGCCGGAGTCACGCCCGGAAAAGGGGGCACGACGCACGAGGGAATCCCGGTCTTCAACACGGTGGGGGAAGCCGTGCGGGAAACCGGAGCCGACGCCTCGGTCATCTTCGTGCCGCCGCCCTTCGCCGCCGATGCCATCATGGAGGCCGCCGACGCGGGCCTGCCGCTCGTGATCTGCATCACCGAAGGGATTCCCACGCTCGACATGGTGCGGGTGCGCGCCTTCCTGCAGGGGAGAACGACGCGGCTGGTGGGTCCGAACTGCCCCGGCATCATCACGCCGGGGGAGTGCAAGATCGGCATCATGCCGGGGTCTATCCACCTGCCCGGAAACGTCGGCGTCGTCTCCCGCAGCGGGACGCTGACCTACGAGGCGGTGTCGCAGCTGACCTCCCGCGGCATCGGCCAGAGCACCTGCGTCGGCATCGGAGGGGATCCCATCGTGGGCACGAGCTTCACCGATGCGCT
This region includes:
- the sucD gene encoding succinate--CoA ligase subunit alpha gives rise to the protein MSILVNRNTRVLVQGITGKEGTFHTRQCAAYGTRIVAGVTPGKGGTTHEGIPVFNTVGEAVRETGADASVIFVPPPFAADAIMEAADAGLPLVICITEGIPTLDMVRVRAFLQGRTTRLVGPNCPGIITPGECKIGIMPGSIHLPGNVGVVSRSGTLTYEAVSQLTSRGIGQSTCVGIGGDPIVGTSFTDALSLFIQDPDTRGIVLIGEIGGNAEEEAAEYLRDHAKVPIVAFIAGRTAPPGKRMGHAGAIISGGSGTAAEKALSLRAAGIRVVDSPAGIGEAMAEALGSGSR